The following proteins come from a genomic window of Zonotrichia albicollis isolate bZonAlb1 chromosome 12, bZonAlb1.hap1, whole genome shotgun sequence:
- the MBD4 gene encoding methyl-CpG-binding domain protein 4 isoform X2, which yields MAAPGAAGGPGGDSRGAAAAEWPGPNPSPVPRGWQRVSSRRRAGRTAGRIDVYFISPEGKKLRSKRALVEYLQKTGETALKAADFDFTAPRGSTRSGLKGYGTGAARTDLEKEDCQSKAQELHAQNGAEVEIQNIQAGSGHLEDATSTVEGMGFVVVGTNPEESLKTRRKRADGRSVQTRKREKGSERRNQGDAKSKGQRRVPNTRESKCAQNERGRGQAGTRGADSQGVGEAGADPGAAGTALAAMSRARLRPVPGAQRELAHLPEEGPCSSDTPAAGSEEKPHGLETGPVAGAGALGEQPDSEADAEPWHRTGLAAATMPPALSPPRRKALRKWTPPRSPFNLIQETLFHDPWKLLIATIFLNKTSGKMAIPVLWEFLRKYPSPEVARAADWKEMSELLKPLGLYELRAKTIIRFSGEYLSKAWRYPIELHGIGKYGNDSYRIFCVNEWKEVQPQDHKLNVYHTWLWENRERLSIG from the exons ATGGcggcgccgggagcggcgggcGG ccccggggGCGACAGTCgaggcgcggcggcggcggaatGGCCCGGCCCCAACCCCAGCCCCGTCCCCCGCGGGTGGCAGCGGGTGAGCAGCCGCAGGCGGGCGGGCAGGACGGCCGGGAGGATCGACGTGTATTTCATAAG CCCTGAAGGGAAGAAGCTGAGGTCAAAACGAGCACTTGTGGAATATTTACAGAAAACTGGGGAGACAGCACTGAAAGCAGCAGATTTTGATTTTACAGCTCCTCGAGGGAGCACACGCTCAGGATTGAAGGGATATGGCACAGGAGCTGCGAGGACTGACCTGGAAAAGGAGGATTGTCAGAGCAAAGCGCAGGAGCTCCATGCACAGAATGGTGCTGAGGTTGAAATTCAGAACATCCAGGCTGGAAGTGGACACCTGGAAGATGCTACATCTACTGTGGAAGGCATGGGTTTTGTAGTGGTAGGCACAAACCCAGAGGAGAGTTTGAAAACCAGAAGAAAGAGGGCAGATGGGAGAAGCGTTCAAACTAGGAAACGTGAGAAGGGCTCAGAAAGGAGGAACCAAGGTGACGCCAAGAGCAAGGGGCAGAGAAGAGTCCCTAACACACGGGAGAGCAAGTGTGCTCAGAACGAGAGGGGCCGTGGGCAGGCAGGCACGCGTGGAGCTGACAGCCAGGGAGTGGGTGAAGCAGGTGCtgaccctggggctgcagggacggCTCTggcagcaatgtccagggcacGGCTCAGGCCAGTGCCTGGCGCACAGAGGGAGCTGGCTCACCTGCCAGAGGAGGGGCCGTGCTCCAGTGACACACCTGCTGCAGGGTCTGAGGAGAAGCCCCATGGACTGGAGACAGGCCCAGTGGCAGGTGCGGGGGCTCTGGGTGAGCAGCCTGACTCCGAGGCAGACGCTGAGCCGTGGCACAGGACCGGCCTCGCAGCAGCCACAATGCCTCCAG ccctcagcccacccAGAAGGAAGGCCCTCAGAAAATGGACTCCTCCACGTTCTCCTTTCAATCTTATCCAGGAAACACTCTTCCATGATCCATGGAAGCTTCTCATTGCCACGATATTTCTCAACAAAACTTCAG GAAAAATGGCCATTCCAGTGCTCTGGGAGTTCCTGAGGAAGTATCCTTCTCCTGAGGTAGCCAGGGCTGCAGACTGGAAAGAAATGTCAGAGCTGCTCAAACCTCTGGGCCTCTATGAACTCAGAGCCAAAACCATCATCAGGTTCTCAG GTGAGTACCTGAGCAAGGCGTGGCGCTACCCGATCGAGCTGCACGGCATCGGCAAGTACGGCAACGACTCCTACAGGATCTTCTGTGTTAACGAGTGGAAGGAG GTGCAGCCACAGGACCACAAGTTGAACGTGTACCACACATGGCTGTGGGAGAACCGGGAGAGGCTGAGCATcggctga
- the MBD4 gene encoding methyl-CpG-binding domain protein 4 isoform X1: MAAPGAAGGPGGDSRGAAAAEWPGPNPSPVPRGWQRVSSRRRAGRTAGRIDVYFISPEGKKLRSKRALVEYLQKTGETALKAADFDFTAPRGSTRSGLKGYGTGAARTDLEKEDCQSKAQELHAQNGAEVEIQNIQAGSGHLEDATSTVEGMGFVVVGTNPEESLKTRRKRADGRSVQTRKREKGSERRNQGDAKSKGQRRVPNTRESKCAQNERGRGQAGTRGADSQGVGEAGADPGAAGTALAAMSRARLRPVPGAQRELAHLPEEGPCSSDTPAAGSEEKPHGLETGPVAGAGALGEQPDSEADAEPWHRTGLAAATMPPEESVPRTQAERRKTSPYFSSKYSKEALSPPRRKALRKWTPPRSPFNLIQETLFHDPWKLLIATIFLNKTSGKMAIPVLWEFLRKYPSPEVARAADWKEMSELLKPLGLYELRAKTIIRFSGEYLSKAWRYPIELHGIGKYGNDSYRIFCVNEWKEVQPQDHKLNVYHTWLWENRERLSIG, from the exons ATGGcggcgccgggagcggcgggcGG ccccggggGCGACAGTCgaggcgcggcggcggcggaatGGCCCGGCCCCAACCCCAGCCCCGTCCCCCGCGGGTGGCAGCGGGTGAGCAGCCGCAGGCGGGCGGGCAGGACGGCCGGGAGGATCGACGTGTATTTCATAAG CCCTGAAGGGAAGAAGCTGAGGTCAAAACGAGCACTTGTGGAATATTTACAGAAAACTGGGGAGACAGCACTGAAAGCAGCAGATTTTGATTTTACAGCTCCTCGAGGGAGCACACGCTCAGGATTGAAGGGATATGGCACAGGAGCTGCGAGGACTGACCTGGAAAAGGAGGATTGTCAGAGCAAAGCGCAGGAGCTCCATGCACAGAATGGTGCTGAGGTTGAAATTCAGAACATCCAGGCTGGAAGTGGACACCTGGAAGATGCTACATCTACTGTGGAAGGCATGGGTTTTGTAGTGGTAGGCACAAACCCAGAGGAGAGTTTGAAAACCAGAAGAAAGAGGGCAGATGGGAGAAGCGTTCAAACTAGGAAACGTGAGAAGGGCTCAGAAAGGAGGAACCAAGGTGACGCCAAGAGCAAGGGGCAGAGAAGAGTCCCTAACACACGGGAGAGCAAGTGTGCTCAGAACGAGAGGGGCCGTGGGCAGGCAGGCACGCGTGGAGCTGACAGCCAGGGAGTGGGTGAAGCAGGTGCtgaccctggggctgcagggacggCTCTggcagcaatgtccagggcacGGCTCAGGCCAGTGCCTGGCGCACAGAGGGAGCTGGCTCACCTGCCAGAGGAGGGGCCGTGCTCCAGTGACACACCTGCTGCAGGGTCTGAGGAGAAGCCCCATGGACTGGAGACAGGCCCAGTGGCAGGTGCGGGGGCTCTGGGTGAGCAGCCTGACTCCGAGGCAGACGCTGAGCCGTGGCACAGGACCGGCCTCGCAGCAGCCACAATGCCTCCAG AAGAGTCTGTCCCACGAACACAAGCGGAGAGAAGGAAAACGAGTCCCTATTTTTCCAGTAAATACAGCAAAGAAG ccctcagcccacccAGAAGGAAGGCCCTCAGAAAATGGACTCCTCCACGTTCTCCTTTCAATCTTATCCAGGAAACACTCTTCCATGATCCATGGAAGCTTCTCATTGCCACGATATTTCTCAACAAAACTTCAG GAAAAATGGCCATTCCAGTGCTCTGGGAGTTCCTGAGGAAGTATCCTTCTCCTGAGGTAGCCAGGGCTGCAGACTGGAAAGAAATGTCAGAGCTGCTCAAACCTCTGGGCCTCTATGAACTCAGAGCCAAAACCATCATCAGGTTCTCAG GTGAGTACCTGAGCAAGGCGTGGCGCTACCCGATCGAGCTGCACGGCATCGGCAAGTACGGCAACGACTCCTACAGGATCTTCTGTGTTAACGAGTGGAAGGAG GTGCAGCCACAGGACCACAAGTTGAACGTGTACCACACATGGCTGTGGGAGAACCGGGAGAGGCTGAGCATcggctga
- the MBD4 gene encoding methyl-CpG-binding domain protein 4 isoform X3, producing MAAPGAAGGPGGDSRGAAAAEWPGPNPSPVPRGWQRVSSRRRAGRTAGRIDVYFISPEGKKLRSKRALVEYLQKTGETALKAADFDFTAPRGSTRSGLKGYGTGAARTDLEKEDCQSKAQELHAQNGAEVEIQNIQAGSGHLEDATSTVEGMGFVVVGTNPEESLKTRRKRADGRSVQTRKREKGSERRNQGDAKSKGQRRVPNTRESKCAQNERGRGQAGTRGADSQGVGEAGADPGAAGTALAAMSRARLRPVPGAQRELAHLPEEGPCSSDTPAAGSEEKPHGLETGPVAGAGALGEQPDSEADAEPWHRTGLAAATMPPEESVPRTQAERRKTSPYFSSKYSKEALSPPRRKALRKWTPPRSPFNLIQETLFHDPWKLLIATIFLNKTSVGTVPCKRSLEKAYG from the exons ATGGcggcgccgggagcggcgggcGG ccccggggGCGACAGTCgaggcgcggcggcggcggaatGGCCCGGCCCCAACCCCAGCCCCGTCCCCCGCGGGTGGCAGCGGGTGAGCAGCCGCAGGCGGGCGGGCAGGACGGCCGGGAGGATCGACGTGTATTTCATAAG CCCTGAAGGGAAGAAGCTGAGGTCAAAACGAGCACTTGTGGAATATTTACAGAAAACTGGGGAGACAGCACTGAAAGCAGCAGATTTTGATTTTACAGCTCCTCGAGGGAGCACACGCTCAGGATTGAAGGGATATGGCACAGGAGCTGCGAGGACTGACCTGGAAAAGGAGGATTGTCAGAGCAAAGCGCAGGAGCTCCATGCACAGAATGGTGCTGAGGTTGAAATTCAGAACATCCAGGCTGGAAGTGGACACCTGGAAGATGCTACATCTACTGTGGAAGGCATGGGTTTTGTAGTGGTAGGCACAAACCCAGAGGAGAGTTTGAAAACCAGAAGAAAGAGGGCAGATGGGAGAAGCGTTCAAACTAGGAAACGTGAGAAGGGCTCAGAAAGGAGGAACCAAGGTGACGCCAAGAGCAAGGGGCAGAGAAGAGTCCCTAACACACGGGAGAGCAAGTGTGCTCAGAACGAGAGGGGCCGTGGGCAGGCAGGCACGCGTGGAGCTGACAGCCAGGGAGTGGGTGAAGCAGGTGCtgaccctggggctgcagggacggCTCTggcagcaatgtccagggcacGGCTCAGGCCAGTGCCTGGCGCACAGAGGGAGCTGGCTCACCTGCCAGAGGAGGGGCCGTGCTCCAGTGACACACCTGCTGCAGGGTCTGAGGAGAAGCCCCATGGACTGGAGACAGGCCCAGTGGCAGGTGCGGGGGCTCTGGGTGAGCAGCCTGACTCCGAGGCAGACGCTGAGCCGTGGCACAGGACCGGCCTCGCAGCAGCCACAATGCCTCCAG AAGAGTCTGTCCCACGAACACAAGCGGAGAGAAGGAAAACGAGTCCCTATTTTTCCAGTAAATACAGCAAAGAAG ccctcagcccacccAGAAGGAAGGCCCTCAGAAAATGGACTCCTCCACGTTCTCCTTTCAATCTTATCCAGGAAACACTCTTCCATGATCCATGGAAGCTTCTCATTGCCACGATATTTCTCAACAAAACTTCAG TTGGTACCGTACCTTGCAAGCGCTCACTTGAGAAAGCATATGGATAG
- the RPL32 gene encoding large ribosomal subunit protein eL32, translated as MPALRPLVKPKIVKKRTKKFIRHQSDRYVKIKRNWRKPRGIDNRVRRRFKGQILMPNIGYGSNKKTKHMLPTGFRKFLVHNVKELEVLMMSNKSYCAEIAHNVSSKNRKVIVERAAQLAIKITNPNARLRSEENE; from the exons ATGCCTGCCCTCAGGCCTCTCGTGAAGCCCAAGATCGTCAAGAAGAGAACCAAGAAGTTCATCCGGCACCAGTCTGACCGTTATGTCAAGATCAAG CGCAACTGGCGCAAACCCAGAGGCATCGACAACAGAGTGCGCCGGCGCTTCAAGGGACAGATCCTGATGCCCAACATCGGCTATGGCAGCAATAAGAAGACAAAACACATGCTGCCCACAGGCTTCAGAAAGTTCCTGGTCCACAATGTAAAAGAGCTGGAAGTGCTGATGATGAGCAACAA GTCGTACTGTGCAGAGATTGCCCACAACGTGTCCTCGAAGAACAGGAAGGTGATCGTGGAGAGAGCCGCACAGCTCGCCATCAAGATCACCAACCCCAACGCCAGACTGCGCAGCGAGGAGAACGAgtag